The Populus alba chromosome 6, ASM523922v2, whole genome shotgun sequence genome contains a region encoding:
- the LOC118050179 gene encoding protein RRC1: MAQYPSLKKPIKFTHPLYRDKLFYLIQSTALTSTRRAENVPDEPQISLHKNLNSFADSTRSDQLSSALIEFNAKMSSFSITRKKTPFQKHREEEEAKKKRAEDETARLYAEFVESFQGDNAPGSKTFVRGGTINPNEKLKSDAEGEKSKDGVSVPKKGSRYVPSFIPPPMASKGKEPERKREEERPKEKEKGKARNIDHFMEELKHEHEMRERRNQEREHWREGRHPESSAPSSRFDELPDDFDPSGKLPGSFDDGDPQTTNLYVGNLSPQVDENFLLRTFGRFGPIASVKIMWPRTEEERRRQRNCGFVAFMNRADGQAAKDEMQGVIVYEYELKIGWGKSVALPSQALPAPPPGQMAIRSKEGATVILSGPSGPPVTSVPNQNSELVLTPNVPDIMVAPPEDDHLRHVMDTMALNVLDGGCAFEQAIMQRGRGNPLFNFLFELGSKEHTYYVWRLYSFAQGDTLQRWRTEPFIMITGSGRWVPPSLPTAKSPEHGKESGSTHAAGRSRRVDPERTLTDPQRDEFEDMLRALTLERSQIKDAMGFALDNVDAAGEVVEVLTESLTLKETPIPTKVARLMLVSDILHNSSAPVKNASAYRTKFEAALPDIMESFNDLYRSITGRITAEALKERVLKVLQVWSDWFLFSDAYVNGLRATFLRSSNSGVIPFHSICGDAPEIEKKNSTEDTVDGGKTNQDAALAMGKGAATKELMDLPLAELERRCRHNGLSLVGGRETMVARLLNLEEAEKQRGYDLDDDLKIAQSNSSSSRYPSVHREVNVDPGPVGSTGWNIYGEDDTPSQNRRSVSLVSTLPIPQPELKAFAKKEKNDPVLPASKWARDDDESDDEQKRSVRDLGLSYSSSGSENAGDGQGKEDEMEFATDASIPTQPESGMNEEQRQKLRRLEVALIEYRESLEEQGMKKSEEIERKVAVHRKRLESEYGLSSSNEDGTGNKRISSERRDRRDDNHESSRKRHRSESRSESPQRKLSLRDRERGHDSDKDRERHRERDRGNNLESERRDRDYREKSGSKERDDHDRDRGRDRDRRRRVK, translated from the exons ATGGCTCAGTACCCTTCCTTAAAAAAGCCCATAAAATTCACCCACCCTCTCTATCGAGACAAATTGTTTTACTTGATTCAATCAACAGCTCTAACATCAACAAGAAGAGCCGAGAACGTCCCTGACGAGCCCCAAATCTCCCTCCACAAAAACCTTAATTCTTTTGCTGATTCAACTCGCTCGGATCAGCTCAGCTCAGCACTAATCG AATTTAATGCAAAGATGAGTTCTTTCTCCATTACGAGAAAAAAGACACCGTTCCAGAAGCatagagaggaagaagaggcaAAGAAAAAG AGAGCGGAGGATGAAACAGCTCGATTGTATGCAGAGTTTGTGGAGTCATTTCAAGGGGATAATGCACCTGGATCGAAGACTTTTGTTCGAGGTGGAACAATCAATCCCAATGAGAAATTGAAGAGTGATGCTGAAG GTGAAAAGTCCAAAGATGGGGTATCTGTTCCAAAGAAGGGAAGTAG GTATGTTCCATCTTTTATACCACCTCCTATGGCATCCAAAGGAAAAGAACCTGAGAGGAAG AGGGAGGAGGAAAGACCTaaggagaaggaaaagggaaaggCTCGAAACATAGATCATTTTATGGAGGAGCTGAAGCATGAGCATGAGATGAGGGAGAGGCGAAATCAAGAACGGGAACATTGGCGTGAAGGACGTCATCCTGAAAGTTCTGCT CCATCTAGTCGATTTGATGAACTACCTGATGACTTTGATCCAAGTGGAAAGCTGCCTGGATCATTTGATGATGGTGATCCACAAACTACAAATCTTTATGTTGGGAATCTCTCACCACAG GTTGATGAGAATTTTCTTCTGCGGACTTTTGGAAGATTTGGGCCTATTGCTAGTGTGAAGATAATGTGGCCTAGGACAGAGGAGGAGCGGAGGCGGCAAAGAAACTGTGGATTCGTAGCATTCATGAATAGAGCTGATGGGCAGGCTGCAAAGGATGAAATGCAag GAGTTATTGTGTATGAATATGAGTTGAAAATTGGGTGGGGTAAATCTGTGGCCCTTCCATCGCAGGCATTACCAGCTCCACCACCAGGACAAATGGCTATCAGAAGTAAAGAG GGTGCAACTGTGATTCTCTCTGGTCCATCAGGCCCACCGGTCACGTCTGTCCCAAATCAGAACTCTGAACTG GTTCTTACTCCAAATGTTCCTGATATAATGGTTGCTCCACCCGAGGATGATCATCTCCGTCATGTGATGGATACAATGGCTCTAAATGTTTTGGACGGAGGATGTGCTTTTGAACAAGCTATCATGCAGAGGGGTCGAGGGAATCCTCTTTTCAACTTCTTGTTCGAGCTTGGCTCGAAGGAACATACTTATTATGTTTGGAGGCTCTATTCTTTTGCTCAG GGTGATACTCTTCAAAGGTGGCGAACTGAGCCTTTTATCATGATAACTGGTAGTGGAAG atgGGTACCACCATCTCTGCCCACAGCAAAGAGTCCAGAGCACGGGAAGGAGTCTGGTAGCACACATGCTGCTGGAAGAAGCAGG CGTGTTGACCCTGAAAGAACACTGACTGATCCACAAAGGGATGAGTTTGAGGATATGTTGCGTGCTTTAACATTGGAAAGAAGTCAAATAAAGGATGCTATGGGTTTTGCCCTGGATAATGTTGATGCTGCAGGGGAG GTAGTTGAAGTTCTGACAGAATCTTTGACACTTAAAGAAACTCCTATTCCAACGAAAGTTGCAAGACTCATGCTTGTCTCTGATATCCTTCATAATAGTAGTGCTCCTGTAAAAAATGCATCTGCTTATCGCACTAAATTTGAAGCTGCTCTGCCTGATATAATGGAGAGCTTTAATGACTTGTATCGTAGTATAACTGGAAGGATCACTGCTGAGGCCCTTAAG GAACGAGTTCTGAAAGTGTTGCAAGTATGGTCGGATTGGTTTCTGTTTTCAGATGCTTATGTGAATGGACTACGTGCTACTTTTCTTCGTTCTAGTAACTCTGGTGTGATCCCATTTCATTCTATATGTGGCGATGCAcctgaaattgagaaaaagaatAGCACAGAAGACACAGTTGATGGGGGAAAGACCAATCAAGATGCTGCATTGGCAATGGGCAAAGGAGCTGCTACGAAGGAGCTAATGGATCTTCCCCTTGCTGAGCTGGAAAGACGTTGCAGACATAATGGATTGTCGCTTGTTGGTGGTAGAGAAACGATGGTGGCACGATTGCTGAACCTGGAAGAGGCAGAAAAACAAAGGGGGTATGATTTAGATGATGACTTGAAAATTGCTCAGAGCAATTCAAGTTCCAGTAGATATCCAAGTGTTCACAGAGAAGTGAATGTTGATCCAGGGCCAGTGGGATCGACAGGGTGGAACATTTATGGAGAGGATGATACGCCATCCCAGAACAGAAGGTCCGTGTCTTTGGTTTCAACCCTCCCAATTCCACAACCTGAACTAAAAGCCTttgcaaagaaagagaagaatgaTCCTGTTCTGCCAGCATCTAAATGGGctagagatgatgatgaaagtgATGACGAACAAAAGAGAAGTGTCAGGGACCTTGGGTTAAGCTACTCATCTTCTGGAAGTGAAAATGCTGGTGATGGTCAGGGTAAGGAAGATGAAATGGAATTTGCTACTGACGCAAGCATCCCAACACAACCTGAGAGTGGAATGAATGAAGAGCAGAG ACAAAAGTTGAGACGTTTGGAAGTCGCTTTAATAGAGTATCGTGAATCCCTCGAGGAGCAAGGAATGAAAAAATCAGAGGAAATTGAGAGGAAAGTTGCAGTACATCGGAAACGGCTAGAGTCAGAATATGGCTTATCAAGTTCAAATGAAGATGGCACTGGCAACA AGAGAATATCTTCTGAAAGGAGGGATAGACGTGACGATAACCATGAATCCTCAAGAAAGCGACACCGCAGTGAAAGCAGAAGCGAAAGCCCACAAAGAAAACTATCACTTAGGGACAGAGAGAGGGGACATGACTCAGACAAGGACCGGGAAAGGCATAGGGAAAGAGACAGGGGTAATAATTTGGAAAGTGAAAGACGGGACCGCGATTACCGAGAAAAGAGTGGAAGCAAAGAGCGGGATGATCATGACAGAGACAGAGGCAGAGACAGGGATAGGAGGAGACGTGTAAAATGA
- the LOC118050178 gene encoding uncharacterized protein isoform X1 encodes MGTQIPTSNDRSRTYWTPTMERYFIDLMLEQLHRGNRIGHTFNKQAWTDMLAVFNAKFESQYDKDVLKSRYTNLWKQFNDVKELLGQTGFAWDENRQMVVADDGLWHDYIKVHPDARSYKTKAVLNFNDLCVIYGYTSADGRYSRSSHDFDFDDEVQGVNMGDPTSSLSSNSERPRTEWTAAMDQYFVELMLDQIGRGNKTDNTFVKQAWTDMLSSFNAKFGPRHDKRILRHRYKKLAKYYSDLKVILQQNGFSWDETQQMIVADDDKVWDAYIKAHPHARTYRMKTLPNYNDLVLIYGNASENGVQSNFLEDKDHEADISRKKAEEGKGSQSLGSSDRTRTYWTPPMDRYLIDLLLDQVHRGNKFGQTFISQAWIDMAASFNVKFQSHHDKDVLKNRYKHLRRLYNEIKNLLENNGFSWDETREMITAKDHIWDAYIKAHPDARSYRVKTVPGYQKLCVIVGQENSGGRYSRLAQCIEEMPVLMTVDPLTVDWQPEMNRYFVDLMIEQVHGGNKIDHTFNEKAWAHMVKIFNDKFGLTCDKYSLEKQYVSLMKDCNEISSLLGHRGFAWDGTRKKVTADDATWEDHVKGHPEAIAYKNKVLDSYLDLCFIQRNDVSDTRLGDPGPPMQNEETAMKLEIVMDGLQGNEQFPVEDIEISDAQKKRPATVAELSCKAQKIGKEMRCVVSAFASKKESKNHMSIESAIETLQTIPDIDDELLLDACDLLEDERKAKTFLALDATLRKKWLLRKLRPKESQ; translated from the exons ATGGGCACTCAAATACCAACAAGTAACGATCGTTCAAGAACATATTGGACACCGACAATGGAACGGTATTTTATTGATCTTATGTTAGAGCAGTTGCATAGAGGGAATAGGATAGGCCATACATTCAACAAGCAGGCATGGACAGACATGCTGGCTGTGTTCAATGCAAAATTCGAGTCTCAGTATGACAAAGATGTGTTGAAAAGTCGTTATACGAATTTATGGAAGCAGTTCAATGATGTAAAGGAGCTTCTTGGCCAGACTGGGTTCGCTTGGGATGAAAATCGACAAATGGTGGTGGCTGATGATGGTCTCTGGCATGATTACATAAAG GTTCATCCAGATGCTCGATCCTACAAGACTAAAGCAGTGTTGAATTTTAATGATTTGTGTGTCATATATGGATATACCAGTGCAGATGGAAGATACAGTCGATCGAgtcatgattttgattttgatgatgaagtCCAAGGGGTAAACATGG GTGATCCAACGAGTAGCCTGTCATCAAATAGTGAGCGTCCAAGGACAGAGTGGACAGCAGCTATGGACCAATATTTTGTTGAGCTTATGCTGGACCAAATAGGAAGAGGCAACAAGACTGATAATACATTCGTCAAACAAGCATGGACAGATATGCTTTCTTCATTCAACGCAAAGTTCGGTCCTCGCCATGACAAAAGGATTCTAAGACATCGATACAAGAAGTTAGCTAAATACTATAGTGATCTGAAGGTTAttctgcaacaaaatggctttTCTTGGGATGAAACACAACAGATGATCGTTGCTGATGATGATAAAGTTTGGGATGCTTATATCAAG GCACATCCACATGCACGGACATATAGAATGAAGACATTGCCAAATTACAatgatttggtccttatttATGGGAATGCAAGTGAAAATGGTGTTCAAAGTAACTTCCTTGAGGACAAAGACCACGAAGCTGACATTTCCAGAAAGAAGGCTG AAGAAGGAAAGGGGAGCCAATCCCTTGGCAGTAGTGATCGTACAAGAACGTATTGGACACCGCCAATGGATCGCTATCTTATTGATTTATTACTGGACCAAGTGCATAGAGGAAATAAATTTGGACAGACATTTATAAGCCAGGCTTGGATTGACATGGCTGCATCGTTCAATGTCAAATTTCAGTCGCACCATGACAAAGATGTTTTAAAAAACCGGTACAAGCATTTAAGGCGTCTGTACAATGAGATAAAAAATCTTCTTGAAAATAATGGGTTTTCATGGGACGAAACACGAGAAATGATAACAGCTAAAGATCATATTTGGGATGCTTATATCAAG GCACACCCTGATGCTCGATCATACAGAGTTAAAACTGTGCCGGGTTATCAGAAATTGTGTGTTATAGTTGGACAAGAAAATTCTGGTGGAAGATACAGCCGTTTGGCTCAATGCATAGAGGAAATGCCGGTTTTGATGACTG TTGACCCTCTGACAGTAGATTGGCAGCCAGAGATGAACCGCTATTTTGTTGACCTTATGATAGAGCAGGTGCATGGAGGGAACAAGATCGATCATACATTCAATGAAAAAGCATGGGCTCACatggttaaaatatttaatgacaaatttGGACTTACATGTGATAAATACAGTTTAGAGAAGCAGTATGTCAGTTTGATGAAAGATTGTAACGAGATTAGCAGTCTTCTCGGTCATAGGGGGTTTGCATGGGATGGAACTCGGAAAAAGGTAACTGCTGATGATGCTACTTGGGAAGATCATGTTAAG GGACATCCGGAAGCCATAGCTTACAAAAACAAAGTACTAGACAGTTACCTTGATTTGTGCTTCATCCAAAGAAATGATGTATCAGATACAAGACTTGGCGATCCAGGTCCACCAATGCAAAATGAAGAAACTGCCATGAAACTAGAAATAGTGATGGATGGACTGCAGGGGAATGAGCAATTTCCAGTTGAGGACATTGAAATATCTGATGCACAGAAAAAGCGGCCGGCTACAGTGGCTGAACTTTCTTGCAAGGCGCAGAAAATTGGCAAGGAGATGCGATGTGTAGTTTCAGCATTTGCAagcaagaaagagagcaagaaccACATGTCAATAGAAAGTGCAATAGAGACCCTTCAAACTATTCCTGACATAGATGATGAGCTTTTGCTGGATGCTTGTGATCTTCTGGAAGATGAGAGGAAGGCAAAGACATTCTTGGCATTGGATGCAACACTGCGAAAGAAATGGTTGTTAAGAAAACTGCGTCCGAAGGAGTCTCAATAG
- the LOC118050177 gene encoding probable folate-biopterin transporter 2 isoform X1, giving the protein MGGDEKLEACNEVLEEENEQKGRFFDFFWAPIYWFKMLANETHWSFVFGVLAVYGVNQGLGGAFNRVGTDYYMKDVQKVQPSESQIYQGIISIPWLVKPLWGLVTDFLPIFGYRRRPYLIFAGLLGTFSMLLLSFHENLHIVFVLLSMTAGSTGAAIADVTIDACVVQNSNIRPYLAADMQSLCALSSSIGALMGFFLSGIFVHLIGPKGVFGLLSIPYGLVFLVGMLLDEPFMPNFSYKKVNQKLLDASKAMWRTLTFPDVWRPCVYMFLSLALSINIHEGLFYWYTDSKDGPSFSQENVGFILSIGSIGSLLGALLYQNVLKNHPFRHLLFWTQLLFGLSGMLDLMLVLRLNLKCGIPDYFFVVIDESVSHMINRIKWMPLLVLSSKLCPPGIEGTFFALLMSIDNVGVLLSQWGGGVVLHLLNVTRTRFDNLWLAILTRNILRITPLCLLFLIPSGDPNASVLPADILGGKEEAETPENENIELVSLVSSVDGK; this is encoded by the exons ATGGGGGGGGATGAGAAGTTGGAAGCCTGTAATGAGGTTTTGGAGgaagaaaatgaacaaaaaggaCGGTTCTTTGACTTTTTTTGGGCACCGATTTATTGGTTCAAGATGCTTGCTAATGAGACACATTGGAGTTTTGTATTTGGTGTATTGGCTGTGTATGGTGTAAACCAAGGACTTGGTGGAGCTTTTAATCGTGTTGGCACTGACTATTACATGAAGGATGTTCAAAAGGTACAGCCTTCTGAATCACAGATTTATCAAGGAATCATCTCAATTCCATGGCTTGTCAAGCCCCTCTGGGGCCTCGTCACtgattttcttccaattttcgGGTACCGGAGGCGGCCTTATTTAATCTTCGCTG GATTGCTTGGCACCTTCTCCATGCTCTTGTTGTCGTTCCATGAGAACCTCCATATTGTATTTGTTCTGTTGTCAATGACGGCTGGAAGTACTGGTGCAGCAATAGCAGATGTAACCATTGATGCCTGTGTGGTTCAGAATAGTAATATTCGTCCATACCTTGCTGCTGATATGCAAAGCTTGTGTGCTCTCAGTTCATCCATTGGAGCATTAATGGGATTCTTTCTCAGTGGTATTTTTGTCCACCTGATTGGCCCGAAG GGGGTTTTCGGTTTGCTATCAATTCCATATGGACTTGTATTTTTAGTTGGAATGTTGCTTGATGAGCCCTTCATGCCTAACTTCTCTTACAAAAAG GTAAACCAGAAGCTTTTGGATGCTAGCAAGGCAATGTGGAGAACACTGACATTCCCGGATGTGTGGAGGCCATGTGTATATATGTTCTTATCCCTTGCATTGAGCATAAATATCCATGAAGGGTTGTTCTACTGGTATACAGACTCAAAGGATGGTCCATCTTTCTCACAG GAGAATGTTGGTTTCATACTCTCGATTGGTTCGATCGGATCCCTCTTGGGAGCATTACTCTATCAAAATGTCCTGAAGAATCACCCATTTCGACACTTGCTTTTCTGGACTCAATTGCTATTTGGTCTGTCCGGAATGCTTGATTTGATGCTGGTGCTGCGTTTGAACTTGAAATGCGGCATACCAGATTATTTCTTCGTTGTCATTGATGAGAGTGTCTCTCACATGATTAACAGGATAAAATGGATGCCCCTTCTTGTGCTCAGTTCCAAGCTTTGTCCCCCTGGCATTGAAGGCACTTTCTTTGCCCTACTAATGTCAATTGATAACGTTGGAGTTCTCTTATCTCAATGGGGTGGAGGCGTCGTTCTTCATTTACTGAACGTTACTCGGACAAGATTTGATAATCTTTGGCTTGCCATTTTGACCCGGAACATATTGCGAATCACTCCACTTTGTCTATTATTTCTGATTCCCAGTGGTGATCCCAATGCTTCAGTACTTCCAGCTGACATCTTAGGTGGAAAAGAGGAGGCTGAAACTCCTGAAAATGAGAATATCGAATTGGTGTCCCTTGTAAGCAGTGTTGATGGCAAATAG
- the LOC118050177 gene encoding probable folate-biopterin transporter 2 isoform X2 — translation MGGDEKLEACNEVLEEENEQKGRFFDFFWAPIYWFKMLANETHWSFVFGVLAVYGVNQGLGGAFNRVGTDYYMKDVQKVQPSESQIYQGIISIPWLVKPLWGLVTDFLPIFGYRRRPYLIFAAIADVTIDACVVQNSNIRPYLAADMQSLCALSSSIGALMGFFLSGIFVHLIGPKGVFGLLSIPYGLVFLVGMLLDEPFMPNFSYKKVNQKLLDASKAMWRTLTFPDVWRPCVYMFLSLALSINIHEGLFYWYTDSKDGPSFSQENVGFILSIGSIGSLLGALLYQNVLKNHPFRHLLFWTQLLFGLSGMLDLMLVLRLNLKCGIPDYFFVVIDESVSHMINRIKWMPLLVLSSKLCPPGIEGTFFALLMSIDNVGVLLSQWGGGVVLHLLNVTRTRFDNLWLAILTRNILRITPLCLLFLIPSGDPNASVLPADILGGKEEAETPENENIELVSLVSSVDGK, via the exons ATGGGGGGGGATGAGAAGTTGGAAGCCTGTAATGAGGTTTTGGAGgaagaaaatgaacaaaaaggaCGGTTCTTTGACTTTTTTTGGGCACCGATTTATTGGTTCAAGATGCTTGCTAATGAGACACATTGGAGTTTTGTATTTGGTGTATTGGCTGTGTATGGTGTAAACCAAGGACTTGGTGGAGCTTTTAATCGTGTTGGCACTGACTATTACATGAAGGATGTTCAAAAGGTACAGCCTTCTGAATCACAGATTTATCAAGGAATCATCTCAATTCCATGGCTTGTCAAGCCCCTCTGGGGCCTCGTCACtgattttcttccaattttcgGGTACCGGAGGCGGCCTTATTTAATCTTCGCTG CAATAGCAGATGTAACCATTGATGCCTGTGTGGTTCAGAATAGTAATATTCGTCCATACCTTGCTGCTGATATGCAAAGCTTGTGTGCTCTCAGTTCATCCATTGGAGCATTAATGGGATTCTTTCTCAGTGGTATTTTTGTCCACCTGATTGGCCCGAAG GGGGTTTTCGGTTTGCTATCAATTCCATATGGACTTGTATTTTTAGTTGGAATGTTGCTTGATGAGCCCTTCATGCCTAACTTCTCTTACAAAAAG GTAAACCAGAAGCTTTTGGATGCTAGCAAGGCAATGTGGAGAACACTGACATTCCCGGATGTGTGGAGGCCATGTGTATATATGTTCTTATCCCTTGCATTGAGCATAAATATCCATGAAGGGTTGTTCTACTGGTATACAGACTCAAAGGATGGTCCATCTTTCTCACAG GAGAATGTTGGTTTCATACTCTCGATTGGTTCGATCGGATCCCTCTTGGGAGCATTACTCTATCAAAATGTCCTGAAGAATCACCCATTTCGACACTTGCTTTTCTGGACTCAATTGCTATTTGGTCTGTCCGGAATGCTTGATTTGATGCTGGTGCTGCGTTTGAACTTGAAATGCGGCATACCAGATTATTTCTTCGTTGTCATTGATGAGAGTGTCTCTCACATGATTAACAGGATAAAATGGATGCCCCTTCTTGTGCTCAGTTCCAAGCTTTGTCCCCCTGGCATTGAAGGCACTTTCTTTGCCCTACTAATGTCAATTGATAACGTTGGAGTTCTCTTATCTCAATGGGGTGGAGGCGTCGTTCTTCATTTACTGAACGTTACTCGGACAAGATTTGATAATCTTTGGCTTGCCATTTTGACCCGGAACATATTGCGAATCACTCCACTTTGTCTATTATTTCTGATTCCCAGTGGTGATCCCAATGCTTCAGTACTTCCAGCTGACATCTTAGGTGGAAAAGAGGAGGCTGAAACTCCTGAAAATGAGAATATCGAATTGGTGTCCCTTGTAAGCAGTGTTGATGGCAAATAG
- the LOC118050178 gene encoding uncharacterized protein isoform X2 — MGTQIPTSNDRSRTYWTPTMERYFIDLMLEQLHRGNRIGHTFNKQAWTDMLAVFNAKFESQYDKDVLKSRYTNLWKQFNDVKELLGQTGFAWDENRQMVVADDGLWHDYIKVHPDARSYKTKAVLNFNDLCVIYGYTSADGRYSRSSHDFDFDDEVQGVNMGDPTSSLSSNSERPRTEWTAAMDQYFVELMLDQIGRGNKTDNTFVKQAWTDMLSSFNAKFGPRHDKRILRHRYKKLAKYYSDLKVILQQNGFSWDETQQMIVADDDKVWDAYIKAHPHARTYRMKTLPNYNDLVLIYGNASENGVQSNFLEDKDHEADISRKKAEEGKGSQSLGSSDRTRTYWTPPMDRYLIDLLLDQVHRGNKFGQTFISQAWIDMAASFNVKFQSHHDKDVLKNRYKHLRRLYNEIKNLLENNGFSWDETREMITAKDHIWDAYIKAHPDARSYRVKTVPGYQKLCVIVGQENSGGRYSRLAQCIEEMPVLMTVDPLTVDWQPEMNRYFVDLMIEQVHGGNKIDHTFNEKAWAHMVKIFNDKFGLTCDKYSLEKQYVSLMKDCNEISSLLGHRGFAWDGTRKKGHPEAIAYKNKVLDSYLDLCFIQRNDVSDTRLGDPGPPMQNEETAMKLEIVMDGLQGNEQFPVEDIEISDAQKKRPATVAELSCKAQKIGKEMRCVVSAFASKKESKNHMSIESAIETLQTIPDIDDELLLDACDLLEDERKAKTFLALDATLRKKWLLRKLRPKESQ; from the exons ATGGGCACTCAAATACCAACAAGTAACGATCGTTCAAGAACATATTGGACACCGACAATGGAACGGTATTTTATTGATCTTATGTTAGAGCAGTTGCATAGAGGGAATAGGATAGGCCATACATTCAACAAGCAGGCATGGACAGACATGCTGGCTGTGTTCAATGCAAAATTCGAGTCTCAGTATGACAAAGATGTGTTGAAAAGTCGTTATACGAATTTATGGAAGCAGTTCAATGATGTAAAGGAGCTTCTTGGCCAGACTGGGTTCGCTTGGGATGAAAATCGACAAATGGTGGTGGCTGATGATGGTCTCTGGCATGATTACATAAAG GTTCATCCAGATGCTCGATCCTACAAGACTAAAGCAGTGTTGAATTTTAATGATTTGTGTGTCATATATGGATATACCAGTGCAGATGGAAGATACAGTCGATCGAgtcatgattttgattttgatgatgaagtCCAAGGGGTAAACATGG GTGATCCAACGAGTAGCCTGTCATCAAATAGTGAGCGTCCAAGGACAGAGTGGACAGCAGCTATGGACCAATATTTTGTTGAGCTTATGCTGGACCAAATAGGAAGAGGCAACAAGACTGATAATACATTCGTCAAACAAGCATGGACAGATATGCTTTCTTCATTCAACGCAAAGTTCGGTCCTCGCCATGACAAAAGGATTCTAAGACATCGATACAAGAAGTTAGCTAAATACTATAGTGATCTGAAGGTTAttctgcaacaaaatggctttTCTTGGGATGAAACACAACAGATGATCGTTGCTGATGATGATAAAGTTTGGGATGCTTATATCAAG GCACATCCACATGCACGGACATATAGAATGAAGACATTGCCAAATTACAatgatttggtccttatttATGGGAATGCAAGTGAAAATGGTGTTCAAAGTAACTTCCTTGAGGACAAAGACCACGAAGCTGACATTTCCAGAAAGAAGGCTG AAGAAGGAAAGGGGAGCCAATCCCTTGGCAGTAGTGATCGTACAAGAACGTATTGGACACCGCCAATGGATCGCTATCTTATTGATTTATTACTGGACCAAGTGCATAGAGGAAATAAATTTGGACAGACATTTATAAGCCAGGCTTGGATTGACATGGCTGCATCGTTCAATGTCAAATTTCAGTCGCACCATGACAAAGATGTTTTAAAAAACCGGTACAAGCATTTAAGGCGTCTGTACAATGAGATAAAAAATCTTCTTGAAAATAATGGGTTTTCATGGGACGAAACACGAGAAATGATAACAGCTAAAGATCATATTTGGGATGCTTATATCAAG GCACACCCTGATGCTCGATCATACAGAGTTAAAACTGTGCCGGGTTATCAGAAATTGTGTGTTATAGTTGGACAAGAAAATTCTGGTGGAAGATACAGCCGTTTGGCTCAATGCATAGAGGAAATGCCGGTTTTGATGACTG TTGACCCTCTGACAGTAGATTGGCAGCCAGAGATGAACCGCTATTTTGTTGACCTTATGATAGAGCAGGTGCATGGAGGGAACAAGATCGATCATACATTCAATGAAAAAGCATGGGCTCACatggttaaaatatttaatgacaaatttGGACTTACATGTGATAAATACAGTTTAGAGAAGCAGTATGTCAGTTTGATGAAAGATTGTAACGAGATTAGCAGTCTTCTCGGTCATAGGGGGTTTGCATGGGATGGAACTCGGAAAAAG GGACATCCGGAAGCCATAGCTTACAAAAACAAAGTACTAGACAGTTACCTTGATTTGTGCTTCATCCAAAGAAATGATGTATCAGATACAAGACTTGGCGATCCAGGTCCACCAATGCAAAATGAAGAAACTGCCATGAAACTAGAAATAGTGATGGATGGACTGCAGGGGAATGAGCAATTTCCAGTTGAGGACATTGAAATATCTGATGCACAGAAAAAGCGGCCGGCTACAGTGGCTGAACTTTCTTGCAAGGCGCAGAAAATTGGCAAGGAGATGCGATGTGTAGTTTCAGCATTTGCAagcaagaaagagagcaagaaccACATGTCAATAGAAAGTGCAATAGAGACCCTTCAAACTATTCCTGACATAGATGATGAGCTTTTGCTGGATGCTTGTGATCTTCTGGAAGATGAGAGGAAGGCAAAGACATTCTTGGCATTGGATGCAACACTGCGAAAGAAATGGTTGTTAAGAAAACTGCGTCCGAAGGAGTCTCAATAG